The DNA segment AAGTTTGAATGGTCCTTTCTGACTGTCCATCCGTTTGAGGATGAAAAGCAGTACTGAAATTTAGCTTTGTTCCCATAGCTAACTGCAAACTACCTCAAAATCTAGAGGTGAATCGGGGATCTCTGTCTGACACAATAGAGACAGGTATGCCATGTAGTCTCACTATCTCAGCAACATACATCTTGGCCAATTTTTCCATTGGACCAGTCTTCCGCATCGGCAAGAAGTGAGCAGACTTTGTCAATCGATCCACAATTATCCAGATACTGTCATGCTTCCTTATAGTCCTTGGTAACCCAACTACAAAGTCCATAGTAATCCGCTCCCACTTCCATTCTAGAATAGTTAAAGGCTTTAACTTCCCAGCAGGAGCCTAATGTTCTATCTTGACCTGTTGACAAGTCAAACACTTGGAAACAAATTCAGCTACATCTTTCTCTAAAGTAGGCCACCAATAATAGGATCTTAAATTCCTATACATCTTAGTCGTACCAGGATGCATGGTATAAGGGGCATTGTGTCCTTCCTTCATAATCTCAAGTCTCAAATTATCCACATCTGGCACGCATATTCGATTTCCCATCACCATTAACCCATTTTCCTCAATTGTAATGTCGGGTCTCTTGCCTTGTTCCACTCTCCCATACATTTTCTGTAAGAATGGATCTTGCATCTGTGTCAATCTAATTCTCTCCCTCAAGTCTGGTTTCAGCTGTAAGGTAGCCATAAGTCCGGTCACCTCATCAACTCTCAACtgtacatccatggatcgcatCTCCACTAAAGGATTCATGTTAGACAACATGCCAAAATTCCTTCTACTCAAGGCatctgcaaccacattagcCTTTCCTGGGTGATAATCTATCGTGCAGTCATAGTCTTTTAACAGTTCAATCCATCTTCTCTGTCTCAAATTCAGCTCCCTCTGAGTGAGAATATATTTCAAACTCTTATGATCGGTGAGAATCCGAAACGTCTCCCCATACAAATAGTGTCTCCATATCTTTAAGGCATGAACTATTGCTGCTAACTCCAAATCATGTGTAGGGTAATTCTTCTCATGAGGCCTCAATTGCCTAGAAGCATAAGCTATCACCttcccattttgcattagaacacatcccaaCCCTTGACCTGAAGCATCTGTGTACACAACAAATCCCCCACCCTCAGATGGTAACACAAGAACTGGATTTGATGTCAATCGCTTTTTCAGTTCATCAAAACTCTCTTGACACTTCTCATTCCACTGAAATGTAGCTCCCTTTTTCAGTAATTTAGTTAAAGGTGCCGCAATTAACGAAAATCCTTCGACAAATCTTCTGTAGTAACCAGCCAAACCAAGAAAACTTCTCACCTCTGTCACATTTTTGGGTGCTTCCCACTCCATAACTGCCTTTACCTTTGAAGGATCAGGCCTAACACCTTCACCAGATACCACGTGGCCCAAGAATACCACTTGGTCCATCCAAAACTCACACTTACTAAGCTTAGCATACATCTGTTGTTCTTTCAGAATTTGCAACACTATCCTCAAATGTTGCTCATGTTCTTCTGTTGTTCGCGAGTAAACTAGTATATCATCAATGAAAACGACAACAAAATGGTCTAAATATGGCTGGAAGGTCTTGTTCATCATCGCCATAAAAGCTGCAGGTGCATTTGTAAGTCCAAATGGCATTACAAGAAATTCAAAGTGACCATACCTTGTGCGAAAAGCAGTTTTTGGAATATCAGAATCTGCCACCCTCAACTGCCAATAGCCTGATCTTAGGTCAATCTTAGAGAAGCAGCGTGCTCCCTTCAACTGATCAAGAAGATCATCAATTCGGGGTAAAGGATACTTGTTTTTAATTGTTACCCGGTTTAACTgcctataatcaatgcataacCTCATGcttccatctttcttcttaACAAACAAGACAGGTGCACCCCAAGGCGAAGTGCTAGGTCTCACAAATCCTTTCTGCAATAACTCCTCCAATTGCTTCTTCAACTCATGAAGCTCAACTGGTGCCATTCGGTACGGTGCAATGGATATTGGAGGGACTCCTGGTATGGTCTCAATAGTGAAGTCTACCTCCCTATTAGGTGGTAGTCCAGGAAGATCATCTAAGAATACTTCAGGAAACTCCCTCACTATAGGGATAGCTTTTAATTTTATACCCTCAACGCTCGTATCAATAATGTGTGCCAAAAAGGCCTCATTCCCCTCTCTAATCCACCGAAAAGCCTGAATTGCTGACACTAAACACGAAGGCACTATTGACCTTTCTCCCACAAATAACACCCTATTATCCTCATCCATACGCAATGTTACTTCTTTAGTATAGCAATCAACTACTGCCCTATAATGTGACAACCAATCCATGCCCAAGATCACATCAAACTCATTAAAATCTAAAATAGTTAAATTAACTGGAAATTCTTTCTGACTCACTTTTATAGGACAATTCTTTACAACATTATTCACTACTACACTATCCCCAGTTGGCATTTGTACCCTCAAATCATAACCTAGAGGCTCTACCTTCCTAGACACTTTTAAAGTAAATGTAGATGTCATGTATGAATGGGTTGACCTAGGGTCTATTAGTACAAAAGCAGGAGTATCAAATATAGTAATCGTACCAGATATCACATCAGATGCAGTTGGTGCTTCATTTCTGGTCATGTTAAAAACTCTCGGATTAGGTTGTGTTTGAGTCCGAGCACCTGTTATGGCATTTTGTCCACCACCAGTATTTGATCCACGACCTCTACCTCGACCTCTACCAGCTCCGGTTGTGTTGTCTACTGTGTTGCCTCTTCCTACAACCTGAGATAAAGCCAATCTACCAGCCCCCGTGGCATGTGGACACTCATTTTTATAATGGCCCAACTCACCGCATCCAAAGCATGTAATCTTCCGAGTTCCCCAACACTCTCCCCTATGATGTCTTCCACAAGTATCACAAGCAGGAGTGGAATCTGACCTTGCACTTCCACTAAAAGAACTCCCTGATCCCATACCAAATCCTCTGTTGCTCCCCACAGATGGTGAGCTATAGGTGCTCTGTCCACCTAAACCCCGACCAGCGCTCATAGATCTGCTACCCCCAAATCTACCTCCTCCTCTATAGCTACTACTAGTCTGAGAAAAATTACTCCTTCCACTAGAAAAGGACTGTGAACTACCCTTTTTGTTTGATCGGATCTGCTCCCCTTGACCCTCAGATCTAGCCCTCTTAGCTGCCAAAACTTGCTTCTTCTTATTAAGAGCCTTCTCAACTCTAATAGCTG comes from the Euphorbia lathyris chromosome 5, ddEupLath1.1, whole genome shotgun sequence genome and includes:
- the LOC136229038 gene encoding uncharacterized protein; protein product: MTSTFTLKVSRKVEPLGYDLRVQMPTGDSVVVNNVVKNCPIKVSQKEFPVNLTILDFNEFDVILGMDWLSHYRAVVDCYTKEVTLRMDEDNRAFRWIREGNEAFLAHIIDTSVEGIKLKAIPIVREFPEVFLDDLPGLPPNREVDFTIETIPGVPPISIAPYRMAPVELHELKKQLEELLVADSDIPKTAFRTRYGHFEFLVMPFGLTNAPAAFMAMMNKTFQPYLDHFVVVFIDDILVYSRTTEEHEQHLRIVLQILKEQQMYAKLSKCEFWMDQVVFLGHVVSGEGVRPDPSKVKAVMEWEAPKNVTEVRSFLGLAGYYRRFVEGFSLIAAPLTKLLKKGATFQWNEKCQESFDELKKRLTSNPVLVLPSEGGGFVVYTDASGQGLGCVLMQNGKVIAYASRQLRPHEKNYPTHDLELAAIVHALKIWRHYLYGETFRILTDHKSLKYILTQRELNLRQRRWIELLKDYDCTIDYHPGKANVLAMGTKLNFSTAFHPQTDGQSERTIQTLEDMMRACVLNFQGDWDMYLPLIEFAYNNSFHSSIGMAPYEALYGRPCRSPVCWDVEGMRQLEGPELVQETVEKIDVVKKCLKAAQERQKIYADQHRREMEYGVGDKVFLKVSPWKGILRFGRRGKLSPRFIGPYKITERIGPLAYRLDLPSELSQIHNVFHVSVLRRYKSDPSHVIPEPEIEIVNTNLTVKEKPVEILERQVRKLRRREMPMVRVRWSHNKSLREATWELEENMMKQYLYLFERTGM
- the LOC136230733 gene encoding uncharacterized protein, whose protein sequence is MGSGSSFSGSARSDSTPACDTCGRHHRGECWGTRKITCFGCGELGHYKNECPHATGAGRLALSQVVGRGNTVDNTTGAGRGRGRGRGSNTGGGQNAITGARTQTQPNPRVFNMTRNEAPTASDVISESCHSMGMIVLAKHLVKGL